The genomic interval TAGTAATGAAAGGGTCCGGGAGGAATTAAATAAGCTTCTTCTATCTGACCATCCAATGAAGTTACTGCTTATGCAAAAAGCTAAAATATTGGCATATATACTTCCGGAATTGGAATGTTGTCTGTTTACAAAGCAGAATCACCCCTATCATGTATATGATGTAGGGCTGCATACATTAAAAGCAGTACAAAGTATTGAAAAAGATATTGCTTTAAAATGGACAATGCTGCTCCACGACGTGGGTAAACCCCTTTCAAAAACGGTAGATAGCGAGGGGATAGACCATTTTTACGGCCATGGAGAAAAAAGTATGGAGCTGGCTGACCGAATCCTTAAACGGCTGAGATTTGATAATAAAACCATAAATAGGATAACCCGGCTTGTAAAATGGCATGATCGGCCTATTGAAGCAACACCTAAAGCTGTACGGAGAGCAGTTCGAATAATAGGTGAAGATATATTTTTAGATTTATTAAAGGTGAAAGAAGCGGATGTAAAAGCTCAAAACCCTGAATATCTGAAAGAAAGGCAAATAAAGCTTCATAATATTAAAAGGATTTACGAAGAAATAAAGCAGTCAGGTCAATGTTTATCAATAAAGGATTTGGCTGTCAGTGGCGAAGATTTGTTGTCTATCGGTATACCGGAAGGAAAAAATATTGGCAGCATTCTTAAGAAATTATTGGATATTGTTATAGAAGCCCCTGAAATGAATACAAGAGAAAAGTTGCTGAGTTATATAAAGGACTCAGAATAAGTATAATTTACTTATTCGTTAATTTTTAAAATCCTGCATTAAACTTTGTCGAGTGATGCAGGATTTTCTATTTTTTTGACGAATTATATAACTTGTCTAATTTTTATATAACTACAAAGGGCTTTTTCTTGGGGGAATGTTATGGCTGTTCAGTCTATAGTGATTGAAATCATTTTAATTGTAGTTTTAAATATATTTGCAGTATATATTAAATATTTAAGAAAAAAGGTCTTAAAAGCAGACAGAGAACTTCAAATGCAATATAAAATGGCCTATTACGATTCTTTGACAGGCTTGCCTAACAGGACTTCATTGATGGAAAGATTAAATGATGCGCTTGTTAGGGCACGCAGAGACAATCATATGGTTAGTGTGATATTTCTTGATCTTGATAACTTTAAGACAATTAATGATACATTGGGACATACTTTTGGAGACCTGTTATTAAAAAATGTTGGAGAGATGCTGCAAAGATATCTGGGAGAAGGGAATACTGTTGCACGCTTAGGGGGAGATGAACTGGTACTGCTGCAGCCGCGAATTTATAGTGTAGATGATGTACTAAAGATAGTTGTTAAAATTGTTGAAGCACTACAGCACCCATGGATATTGGATGATCGTGAATTTTATATTACCACGAGTATAGGAATAGCACTTTACCCTGACCATGGACAAGATGCACAAACCTTGCTTAAAAATGCAGATACTGCAATGTATTATGCAAAAGAACTTGGCAAGAATACCTATCAGCTGTTTAACCAGAGTATGAATACTAAAATATTACAGAGGCTGGAGATGGAAAGTAATCTGAGACATGCCCTAGAACGAAATGAGTTTACCGTTTATTATCAGCCCCAAATTGATGTTGGCACCGGTAAGATTATTGGCGCCGAAGCATTAATACGCTGGATTCATCCTACAATGGGTTTTGTACCTCCGATGGATTTTATTCCTCTGGCAGAAGAAACAGGACTTATAGTGCCTATCAGTGAATGGTTGTTGCGTACTGCTTGTATTCAGAATAAGAAGTGGCAGGAGTCAGGTTTGCCGCCTATATGTATGGCGGTAAACCTTTCGGCACGCCAATTTCAACAACAAAACCTGGTGGAAATGATATCATCATTGTTGCAGGAAACAGCGCTGGAGCAGCAATGGCTTGAATTGGAAATAACAGAAAGCATTGCTATGAAAGATCTGGATTATACAATCCTGGTATTAAAAAGATTAAAAGAAATGGGGATACATATTTCGTTAGATGATTTCGGTACGGGATATTCTTCACTCAATTATTTAAAACGTTTGCCAATTAATACCTTAAAAATCGATAAATCTTTTGTACATGACATTACCGCAAACTCAAATGAAGAAGCAATTGCTAAAGCGTTGATTTCGTTAGCGCATAGTATGAAGCTTACCATAGTTGCAGAAGGAGTAGAGACAGAAGAACAATTTGCATTTCTGAAAGAGCAAAAATGTGACAGGGTACAAGGCTATTTATTTAGTAAACCACTGCCGGTTGACGAGTTTGAAAAATTGTTAAGGCAACAGGCATATCTATAAATTAATATGCGGCTTGGGGACATTCCTCGGCACGAGGTGTGTCCCATGACCTTAGATGACTAAGGAATTATCCCCATGTCGCATTCCTGACCAGTCATGTAAAATAAATAATGTGTTATATATAGTTTAAATGTTGTGTGATTAATTTAAGTAAAAACATACTTACTATTCCTGCTAATACTGTAAAAAACAGATTTTTAGTTTTAGCTGCGACTAAAAAACAAGGAATAGACGCAAGAAAATTTTTGTTGTCAAGACTTACAGCAAGATTTTTATCAGACAGTAATATCCCGGGAACCAGAAGGGCAGATAGTACTGCTACAGGTATATACTTTAACCATTTTAGAAACAATGGGTGCATTTCAAATTTAGATAGTATAACTAAAGGTAACATTCTGGGGATATAAGTAACCAGACTCATTCCGATAATGGCAAGGATAATTTTTTGCTCCATAACTCTACACTCACCCCGATCGTTGCAGCCAATAATGTGGCTATAATAATATTCCAGTTTCCATCTACTTCCACGGCTATCAGTAGTGAGAGTCCTCCGGCGCAGATAGAAACCAGCAAGTCTTTTTTGTCTTTCATTTGCATGAGCAACAAGCCGATAAACATTGCAGATAGTGCAAAATCTATTCCCCAGCGGGCAGGGTCAGGAATTAGATTGCCCAGTGCGCCTCCTAATACTGTGCTGGCAATCCAGCTGGCCTGAGAGGTAATATGCAAGCCGGCAAAATATTTTGCCGAACAAGTTTCTGCCCTGGCTTGAGTGATCCCTAC from Petroclostridium xylanilyticum carries:
- a CDS encoding CCA tRNA nucleotidyltransferase: MNVFDLDIPEGVYYIMSKLKENGHKAYIVGGCVRDSLMRMTPKDWDITTSATPQEVKKIFTDTYDTGIKHGTVTVSVGRETFEVTTFRIEGVYDDHRKPSKVFFTKSILEDLKRRDFTMNAIAFHPEEGLIDPFNGASDITNKIIRCVGIADERFKEDALRMLRAFRFSCQLNFDIEKHTFEAIHKNRKLIKEVSNERVREELNKLLLSDHPMKLLLMQKAKILAYILPELECCLFTKQNHPYHVYDVGLHTLKAVQSIEKDIALKWTMLLHDVGKPLSKTVDSEGIDHFYGHGEKSMELADRILKRLRFDNKTINRITRLVKWHDRPIEATPKAVRRAVRIIGEDIFLDLLKVKEADVKAQNPEYLKERQIKLHNIKRIYEEIKQSGQCLSIKDLAVSGEDLLSIGIPEGKNIGSILKKLLDIVIEAPEMNTREKLLSYIKDSE
- a CDS encoding putative bifunctional diguanylate cyclase/phosphodiesterase, with product MAVQSIVIEIILIVVLNIFAVYIKYLRKKVLKADRELQMQYKMAYYDSLTGLPNRTSLMERLNDALVRARRDNHMVSVIFLDLDNFKTINDTLGHTFGDLLLKNVGEMLQRYLGEGNTVARLGGDELVLLQPRIYSVDDVLKIVVKIVEALQHPWILDDREFYITTSIGIALYPDHGQDAQTLLKNADTAMYYAKELGKNTYQLFNQSMNTKILQRLEMESNLRHALERNEFTVYYQPQIDVGTGKIIGAEALIRWIHPTMGFVPPMDFIPLAEETGLIVPISEWLLRTACIQNKKWQESGLPPICMAVNLSARQFQQQNLVEMISSLLQETALEQQWLELEITESIAMKDLDYTILVLKRLKEMGIHISLDDFGTGYSSLNYLKRLPINTLKIDKSFVHDITANSNEEAIAKALISLAHSMKLTIVAEGVETEEQFAFLKEQKCDRVQGYLFSKPLPVDEFEKLLRQQAYL
- a CDS encoding AzlD domain-containing protein, whose amino-acid sequence is MEQKIILAIIGMSLVTYIPRMLPLVILSKFEMHPLFLKWLKYIPVAVLSALLVPGILLSDKNLAVSLDNKNFLASIPCFLVAAKTKNLFFTVLAGIVSMFLLKLITQHLNYI
- a CDS encoding AzlC family ABC transporter permease, with protein sequence MKNDYIKGAKGAMPIALGYLPIGFAFGVLAVQQGLTILDIFFMSLFVYAGSAQFIAAAMIASGAGVISIIMTTFLVNLRHLLMSASLSPYLKHIASPIQALISFGITDETYAVGITQARAETCSAKYFAGLHITSQASWIASTVLGGALGNLIPDPARWGIDFALSAMFIGLLLMQMKDKKDLLVSICAGGLSLLIAVEVDGNWNIIIATLLAATIGVSVELWSKKLSLPLSE